In Eleutherodactylus coqui strain aEleCoq1 chromosome 4, aEleCoq1.hap1, whole genome shotgun sequence, the following are encoded in one genomic region:
- the DCLRE1B gene encoding 5' exonuclease Apollo, with the protein MNGTLLPNTPIAVDFWQIRKCSHVRLFFLSHMHSDHTMGLSSTWKNPLYCSAVTARILKYKLQVKSKWVNPLEIGVCHSLPLDDCGVETVAVTLIDANHCPGSVMFLFEGYFGTVLYTGDFRYDPRMLACSPLRNLKIDVLYLDNTNCDPEQRLPSREEATEQIKELIKKHPCHDVVIGLYSIGKESLLVDLAKTFRCWIVVSPQRLELLTLLELEDVFSVSSSDGRIRVVEQFEVKCSNMMNWNSIHPTIAILPTSRKVKVWHKDIHVVPYSDHSSYDELIEFVSRLKPSSIIPVVKRKQCISHFQQYMSSQEAARCIEIPDSVRSYMRSRKASSKANTLKLKVSPRQIPRGVEYESIETNLECMDLNETANDSEMIQLKEDFNTDGCNSSLSCETASVPPTESTALGSDTNDNPFSSPTSTICEVSKDVFEMPSAISSPMNVTVISDSSISGEETGQNISLSLSVSSDRTRNDSLSLVPWKKRKKLDSGYFHRQVERYFERSPL; encoded by the exons ATGAATGGGACGCTTCTTCCCAACACGCCCATCGCTGTGGATTTTTGGCAGATCCGAAAATGCAGTCACGTCCGGCTGTTTTTCCTCTCTCACATGCATAGTGACCATACTATGGGTTTGTCTTCCACGTGGAAAAATCCACTCTACTGCTCAGCAGTCACAGCCAGGATCCTCAAATATAAGCTACAG GTGAAGAGCAAATGGGTCAATCCATTAGAAATCGGAGTTTGCCACTCGTTGCCTTTGGATGACTGTGGCGTTGAAACGGTAGCTGTGACGCTAATAGACGCCAACCACTGCCCGGGGTCGGTCATGTTCCTGTTTGAGGGATACTTTGGGACGGTCTTGTATACAG GTGACTTTCGCTATGACCCCCGTATGCTTGCTTGTTCTCCACTAAGAAATCTAAAGATTGATGTTCTGTATCTGGACAACACAAACTGTGATCCTGAGCAGAGGCTGCCGTCTCGTGAAGAAGCCACTGAACAAATCAAGGAACTCATTAAGAAGCACCCGTGCCATGACGTAGTGATTG GCCTGTACAGTATAGGAAAAGAATCTCTTTTGGTTGACTTGGCAAAAACTTTTCGGTGTTGGATTGTTGTGAGTCCCCAAAGACTGGAATTACTGACTCTTTTAGAACTGGAAGATGTTTTCTCCGTATCTAGCAGCGATGGAAGAATTCGTGTGGTGGAGCAGTTTGAAGTGAAATGCTCGAACATGATGAATTGGAATTCTATCCATCCAACCATAGCTATTCTTCCAACCAGTCGGAAAGTAAaggtctggcacaaagacatccATGTGGTTCCCTATTCTGACCACTCTTCATATGATGAGCTTATTGAGTTTGTTTCTCGATTAAAACCTTCTTCCATTATTCCGGTGGTTAAAAGGAAACAATGTATTTCTCATTTCCAGCAATACATGAGTTCTCAGGAAGCGGCTCGCTGCATAGAAATACCAGATTCAGTTAGATCATATATGAGAAGTCGGAAGGCGTCCAGTAAAGCGAACACTCTCAAGCTCAAAGTTTCTCCTAGGCAGATCCCTCGAGGGGTTGAATACGAGTCCATCGAAACGAATTTAGAATGTATGGACCTTAATGAAACTGCTAACGACTCAGAGATGATTCAATTGAAAGAGGATTTCAACACTGATGGTTGTAACTCAAGTCTATCATGTGAAACCGCATCCGTACCGCCAACTGAGTCAACTGCTCTTGGCTCTGATACAAATGACAATCCATTTTCATCTCCAACTTCCACCATCTGTGAGGTCTCTAAGGATGTGTTTGAGATGCCATCAGCAATCTCATCCCCCATGAATGTGACAGTTATTTCAGACTCTTCTATTTCAGGTGAAGAAACAGGTCAGAATATTAGTCTCAGTTTGAGCGTCTCCTCGGACCGTACAAGGAACGACAGTCTTTCACTTGTGCCttggaagaagaggaaaaaattaGATTCAGGATACTTTCATCGTCAAGTAGAAAGATATTTCGAAAGGTCTCCTCTTTAA